A window of Paenibacillus antri genomic DNA:
TGTCGTCCGCGGCAGCGGCGCAGATGCGCGCGTTCGGGCTCGACCGGGGCCTCACGCTGCCGCTCGACGATATCGCAGGCACGAAATACATCATCCTGGCGGGGACGAACATCGCCGAATGCCAGCCGACGATGATGCCGTACTTGCTCGCGGCGAAGAAAGCGGGCGCCACGATCGTGACGATCGATCCGCGTCAGACGATGACGTCCAAAATCGCGGATATTCACGTCAAGCTGCAGCCGGGATTCGACTCCGTGTTCGTCAGCGGGCTCTTGAACGTCATCGTGAACGAAAAGCTGTACGACGAAGCGTACGTCGCCGAGCGGACGAGCGGACTCGAGGCGGTCGCCGAAGCGGTGCGCGAGTTTACGCCGGAATACGTGTCTCGAATTACAGGCATCTATGAGGAAAAGATTCGCGCGATCGCGCGCGGCTTCGCGAAGGCAGAGAGCGGCGTCGTGCTGACCGCCCGCGGGCTGGAGCAGCAAGTGAACGGCGTCGAACACACGCTCAATTACATTAACCTTGCGCTGCTGTGCGGCAAGGTCGGGCGACCGAACAGCGGCTTCGGCGCCGTCACCGGACAGGCGAACGGCCAAGGCGGCCGCGAGCACGGGCAGAAGGCCGATCAGCTGCCGGGGTACCGCTTGATCGAAGATCCGGAAGCGCGGCGGAAGGTCGCCGAAGTGTGGGGCGTCCATCCCGACACGCTGCCGGGCAAGGGCGTCTCCGCCTTCGAGCTGTTCGAGAAAATCGAGGCGGGCGAAATCAAGGCGATGATCGTCCTCGGCTCGAACCCGATCGTCTCGAGCCCGAACGCCGTTCGCGTCGAAGCCGCGCTGAAGAAGCTCGAGCTGCTCGTCGTCGTCGACCTGTTCGAGACGGAGACGGCGAAGCACGCGGATTGGTTTCTGCCCGGCTCGTCGTTCCTGGAAGCCGAGGGGACGCTGACGAACGTGGAGGGCCGGGTATTCCATCGCGCGAAGGCGCTCGACCTGCCGGGCAGCGCGAAGCTCGACATGCACATCTTGTGCGAGCTGGCTGAACGGCTCGGAGCGGGCCGGTACTTCAAGTTCAAGACGCCGAAGGACGTGTTCGAGGAGCTGCGCCGCGCCACGATCGGCGCGCCGGCCGATTACTCCGGCATCACGTACGACCGGCTGAAGCGGGAAGGCGGCGTCTTCTGGCCGTGCCCGTCCGAAGAGCATCCGGGCACGCCGCGGCTGTACGTCGACCGGTTCGCCCATGCGGACGGGAAGGCGAAGCTGCAC
This region includes:
- a CDS encoding molybdopterin oxidoreductase family protein, whose translation is MTGAALNSHCPFCSMQCGIELTLTEKEPGWAVRPSGSFPVSTGRLCQKGYHSPRHAVHPDRITMPLVRRVIGSRSLEATPWQPENWDAAFAEISDRILSIQAKHGADAVSVFGGGSLTNEVCYLLGKFARVALKTRYIDYNGRYCMSSAAAAQMRAFGLDRGLTLPLDDIAGTKYIILAGTNIAECQPTMMPYLLAAKKAGATIVTIDPRQTMTSKIADIHVKLQPGFDSVFVSGLLNVIVNEKLYDEAYVAERTSGLEAVAEAVREFTPEYVSRITGIYEEKIRAIARGFAKAESGVVLTARGLEQQVNGVEHTLNYINLALLCGKVGRPNSGFGAVTGQANGQGGREHGQKADQLPGYRLIEDPEARRKVAEVWGVHPDTLPGKGVSAFELFEKIEAGEIKAMIVLGSNPIVSSPNAVRVEAALKKLELLVVVDLFETETAKHADWFLPGSSFLEAEGTLTNVEGRVFHRAKALDLPGSAKLDMHILCELAERLGAGRYFKFKTPKDVFEELRRATIGAPADYSGITYDRLKREGGVFWPCPSEEHPGTPRLYVDRFAHADGKAKLHAIKPGLPAETTSREYPYILTTGRVGSQYLSGVQTRRTEPLDAKAPAPVAEVHASVAERIGLRAGDRIRLTTKRGTAVFPVRVSDDIHPTTIFVPFHWGGEQSINRLTNDALHPISRMPEFKICAVRPERVGGAT